The proteins below come from a single Desulfitobacterium metallireducens DSM 15288 genomic window:
- a CDS encoding bifunctional riboflavin kinase/FAD synthetase produces MQVIRQLPEKPNKDCVLALGNFDGVHLGHRRLLESGLEIARKKGIELSVLLFEPHPLKLLFPEKMIGLLTTSEQRLKLLEELGVDKVYLISFTHQMADTTPEKFVSDILLQLGMRYVVVGFNYSFGSKGKGTPEDLQGFGEKYRFGVSVLQAQTMAGKVISSSIIRKALLQGDIREAQNMLGRYPCLFGKVVKGEQRGRTLGYPTANLEFHEDLLIPKRGSYAVWTELNGKMIMGMMNIGMKPTFHEEYMTTVEVHFFDFKSDLYNQELSLNIVERLRDERKFSGVSELLDQLQKDAIQAKRILEHEGIQNSLYKSSVFR; encoded by the coding sequence GTGCAGGTTATCAGACAGTTACCTGAAAAGCCGAACAAAGATTGCGTACTCGCCTTAGGCAATTTCGATGGTGTACATCTGGGACACCGGCGCTTGCTGGAGAGTGGATTAGAAATAGCCCGGAAAAAGGGGATCGAATTAAGTGTGTTGCTCTTCGAACCGCATCCTTTAAAACTTCTTTTTCCGGAAAAAATGATTGGGTTATTAACAACCTCAGAGCAACGATTGAAGCTTTTAGAGGAATTAGGTGTGGATAAGGTATATCTGATTTCTTTTACCCATCAAATGGCTGACACAACGCCTGAAAAGTTTGTATCCGATATACTTCTTCAACTTGGAATGCGGTATGTAGTGGTCGGCTTTAATTATTCCTTCGGCTCAAAAGGGAAGGGGACTCCCGAGGATTTGCAAGGCTTCGGAGAGAAATATAGGTTCGGTGTCAGTGTTCTTCAGGCCCAAACCATGGCAGGAAAAGTCATTTCTTCTAGTATTATCCGTAAAGCTTTACTTCAAGGCGATATCCGAGAGGCACAAAATATGTTGGGACGGTATCCGTGTTTATTTGGTAAGGTTGTTAAAGGTGAACAACGAGGTAGAACCTTAGGGTATCCCACAGCAAACCTCGAATTTCATGAGGATCTGTTGATTCCTAAACGGGGATCTTATGCTGTCTGGACAGAGCTGAATGGGAAAATGATCATGGGTATGATGAATATTGGGATGAAACCGACCTTCCATGAGGAGTATATGACCACCGTTGAAGTTCATTTTTTTGACTTTAAGAGTGATCTCTACAACCAAGAGTTAAGCTTAAATATTGTCGAGCGTTTACGAGATGAACGCAAATTCTCTGGTGTAAGTGAGTTGCTTGACCAATTGCAAAAGGATGCGATCCAGGCGAAAAGAATCCTCGAACATGAAGGCATTCAGAACAGCCTTTACAAATCCTCAGTTTTTCGGTAA
- the truB gene encoding tRNA pseudouridine(55) synthase TruB produces MDGVINVHKPVGMTSSDVVVWVRKHLNTRKVGHTGTLDPEVNGVLPICVGRATRLAEYLTDQGKSYRAEITFGIVTDTQDAQGEILHSIPPEVNGDDFLKILPQFLGSIQQIPPMYSAVRHQGKHLYDLARQGIEVVRASRTINIRRLEFISWQESDYPKAVFEVDCSKGTYIRTLCQDIGDAMGCGAHMSKLVRLRSGPFRVEESWTLEQLSESIEQGRDDFLIPFNRVLDLPRIVLTPERAEAFRHGLSTSQRGLSGSTLPESGQVQVFMENEFIGIGKCNDQSLYPYKVFF; encoded by the coding sequence TTGGACGGAGTCATTAATGTACATAAACCTGTAGGCATGACTTCTTCTGATGTTGTCGTTTGGGTGCGTAAGCATCTCAATACTCGTAAGGTGGGACATACTGGAACGCTTGACCCAGAAGTGAATGGAGTATTACCCATTTGTGTGGGCAGAGCTACAAGGTTAGCAGAATATCTAACTGATCAAGGTAAATCTTATCGAGCCGAAATCACGTTTGGTATTGTAACCGATACCCAGGACGCGCAAGGAGAAATCCTGCATTCGATCCCGCCCGAGGTAAATGGGGATGATTTCTTGAAAATCCTCCCGCAATTTTTAGGTTCTATTCAGCAAATCCCACCGATGTATTCAGCTGTCCGTCATCAGGGAAAGCATTTATACGATTTGGCAAGGCAAGGAATAGAGGTTGTACGTGCTTCTCGCACGATCAATATCCGAAGGCTTGAATTTATTTCATGGCAAGAGAGCGACTATCCAAAGGCTGTTTTTGAGGTGGATTGTTCGAAGGGAACCTATATTAGAACGTTATGCCAGGACATCGGAGATGCCATGGGGTGTGGCGCCCATATGTCAAAATTAGTTCGTTTACGTTCAGGTCCATTCCGCGTAGAAGAAAGCTGGACCTTAGAGCAACTCAGCGAATCGATTGAACAAGGAAGGGATGATTTTCTTATTCCGTTTAATCGTGTTTTGGATTTACCCAGGATAGTACTAACTCCAGAAAGGGCTGAGGCATTTCGGCATGGCTTGTCAACATCCCAGAGGGGGTTGTCCGGCTCAACGCTTCCTGAGTCGGGACAAGTTCAAGTCTTCATGGAAAATGAATTTATTGGGATCGGTAAATGCAACGACCAATCCCTTTATCCTTATAAAGTGTTTTTTTAG
- a CDS encoding polysaccharide deacetylase family protein has protein sequence MYLYFKLSHRGLKILALVFVLFLGFFVEQKVVATLASVPEPIEQIKTEEKVIALTINVDWGEEYIPGLLDALDKGQAKATFFLTGRWANKNPELVKDILARGHEIENHGYSHPHPDRLSVAANEQEIIKTEKIVQELTGQKTRYYAPPYGEKGVSGLKAAQNLDYQTILWTLDTVDWRPESSPDLIAQRIVNPSVRFGVKPKKEGAIVLMHPKANTVKALPKILNELNNQGFRMIKLSELITLNSVGNTTS, from the coding sequence ATGTATCTCTACTTTAAACTTTCGCACCGGGGATTAAAAATCTTGGCTCTCGTTTTTGTATTGTTTTTAGGATTCTTCGTCGAACAGAAGGTTGTTGCAACTCTAGCCTCTGTACCTGAACCCATTGAACAAATCAAAACTGAAGAAAAAGTGATTGCGTTAACCATCAATGTGGATTGGGGAGAAGAGTACATTCCAGGCTTACTCGATGCATTAGATAAGGGTCAAGCGAAAGCAACCTTCTTTTTAACCGGGCGCTGGGCCAATAAGAATCCGGAATTAGTCAAGGATATTTTAGCCCGTGGACATGAAATCGAAAATCACGGCTATTCTCATCCGCATCCAGATCGTTTGTCTGTCGCGGCGAATGAGCAAGAAATTATCAAAACTGAAAAAATAGTTCAAGAGCTGACTGGACAGAAAACTCGGTATTATGCACCTCCTTATGGCGAAAAAGGAGTATCGGGTCTGAAAGCTGCACAAAATTTAGATTATCAAACGATATTGTGGACTTTGGATACCGTCGATTGGCGTCCAGAAAGTTCGCCTGATTTGATTGCCCAACGTATCGTAAACCCTTCTGTTCGCTTTGGAGTGAAGCCCAAAAAAGAAGGGGCTATTGTCTTAATGCACCCGAAAGCAAATACAGTAAAAGCTCTGCCGAAGATTTTAAATGAGTTGAATAATCAAGGTTTTAGAATGATAAAATTATCAGAATTGATAACATTGAACTCTGTCGGAAATACTACCTCATAA
- the rpsO gene encoding 30S ribosomal protein S15 — MLTPEKKKEIITKFQQHEGDTGSPEVQIALLTERIAYLNEHFKMHKKDHHSRRGLLKMVGQRRALLNYLKDLDFNRYRAIVTALGLRH; from the coding sequence ATGTTAACACCAGAAAAGAAAAAAGAAATTATTACGAAGTTCCAACAACATGAAGGGGACACAGGTTCGCCAGAAGTCCAGATCGCACTTTTGACCGAGCGAATTGCTTATTTGAATGAACATTTCAAAATGCATAAAAAGGACCATCATTCCCGTCGCGGTCTTTTGAAAATGGTTGGACAGCGTCGTGCGCTCCTTAATTATTTAAAAGATCTTGATTTTAATCGTTATCGTGCAATCGTTACAGCTCTTGGCTTACGCCACTAA
- a CDS encoding polyribonucleotide nucleotidyltransferase — MQHGVLERSIQVGGRTLALQTGKIGKQAGGAIFCQYGETVISAFATGSAEPRDGIDFFPLTVEFEERLYAAGKIPGGFIKREGRASEKAILSARLIDRPIRPLFPEGYRNDVQVVAMVMSVDQDCASDITAINAASAALTISNIPFEGPVAAVTVGLIDNEFYINPTVEQTAKSIMHLTVSGTKDAVMMVEAGAQEVPEDQMLEAIMFGHQEVQKICEFIENFRAEALELGLAKEKQELKINRIPDAIVESVDKYAFEKMDQAVRTEEKKAREVAVKAVKDEALEHFAEEFPEELKNVDRALENLVHRIVRRLITVEHIRPDGRALDEIRPITIEVGVLPRTHGTGLFTRGQTQVLTVATLGAVGDEQILDGLGLEKSKRYIHHYNFPPFSVGETRPMRGPGRREIGHGALAERALLAVIPDETEFPYTIRLVSEVLESNGSSSMASVCGSTLALMDAGVPIKAPVAGIAMGLINEENQIAILTDIQGLEDHDGDMDFKVAGTSDGVTALQMDIKIKGVSREILDKALKQAKKGRLFILDKITNVIDKPRTELSPFAPRIISASIHPDKIRDVIGAGGKTIKKIIDETGVKIDIEDDGRVFISAIDGEAGEKALKIIRNLTQDVEVGKIYTGRVTRVMDFGAFVEVIPGVLGLNGKEGLVHISQLAHTRVEKVEDVVKVGDEILVKATGVDKQGRLNLSRKEAIPNPNPNPNATANSNSSNNPQPNHFSRNR, encoded by the coding sequence GTGCAACATGGAGTATTAGAACGGTCTATTCAAGTCGGGGGAAGAACACTGGCACTACAGACCGGGAAAATTGGAAAACAGGCCGGAGGGGCAATTTTTTGTCAGTACGGAGAAACAGTAATTTCAGCCTTCGCTACAGGAAGCGCTGAACCCAGAGATGGAATTGATTTCTTCCCGTTAACCGTTGAGTTTGAGGAACGATTATACGCTGCAGGAAAAATTCCTGGTGGATTTATAAAACGGGAGGGACGTGCGAGCGAAAAGGCGATTTTGTCTGCACGGCTTATTGACCGTCCAATTCGTCCGTTATTTCCTGAAGGCTATCGCAATGATGTGCAGGTTGTAGCTATGGTCATGTCGGTTGACCAAGATTGCGCTTCAGATATTACTGCAATTAATGCTGCTTCAGCAGCCTTAACCATTTCAAATATTCCTTTTGAAGGACCTGTAGCCGCTGTTACTGTAGGCTTGATTGATAATGAATTTTACATAAATCCTACGGTTGAACAAACGGCAAAAAGTATCATGCATTTAACGGTTTCTGGAACTAAAGATGCAGTGATGATGGTTGAAGCGGGTGCTCAAGAAGTCCCTGAAGACCAAATGCTTGAAGCCATTATGTTTGGACATCAAGAAGTTCAGAAAATTTGCGAATTCATCGAGAACTTCCGTGCAGAAGCTTTAGAGTTAGGATTAGCTAAAGAAAAACAAGAACTTAAAATCAATCGGATTCCTGATGCAATTGTTGAGTCTGTCGATAAGTATGCTTTTGAAAAAATGGACCAAGCTGTTCGTACAGAAGAGAAAAAGGCGCGTGAAGTAGCTGTCAAAGCGGTTAAAGATGAAGCCTTAGAGCATTTCGCAGAAGAGTTTCCCGAGGAACTCAAAAATGTGGATCGTGCTCTTGAAAATTTGGTTCATAGAATCGTTCGTCGTTTAATTACTGTAGAACATATCCGTCCTGATGGTCGTGCTCTAGATGAAATACGCCCGATCACCATCGAAGTCGGTGTACTTCCTAGAACGCATGGTACAGGGTTGTTTACACGTGGCCAAACTCAGGTTTTGACTGTGGCCACGTTAGGAGCTGTTGGTGACGAACAGATCCTCGATGGTTTAGGACTTGAGAAGTCAAAACGCTACATCCATCATTATAATTTCCCACCTTTTAGTGTGGGTGAAACTCGACCGATGAGAGGACCTGGGCGCCGTGAAATTGGACATGGAGCATTAGCTGAGCGTGCACTTCTCGCAGTTATTCCGGATGAAACGGAGTTTCCATATACAATCCGACTGGTTTCGGAAGTCCTGGAATCCAATGGTTCGAGTTCGATGGCTTCAGTCTGTGGTAGCACCCTTGCTTTAATGGATGCTGGAGTACCGATTAAAGCACCTGTAGCAGGTATTGCTATGGGGTTGATTAACGAAGAAAATCAGATTGCAATTCTCACGGATATCCAGGGACTTGAAGACCATGACGGTGATATGGACTTTAAAGTTGCAGGAACAAGCGACGGTGTCACTGCACTTCAAATGGATATCAAGATCAAAGGGGTATCCCGTGAAATTCTGGATAAGGCATTAAAACAAGCTAAAAAAGGACGGCTCTTCATCCTTGATAAAATCACAAACGTGATTGATAAACCTAGAACCGAACTTTCTCCGTTTGCACCTCGCATTATTTCGGCATCAATTCACCCGGATAAGATTCGTGATGTCATTGGAGCGGGTGGAAAGACGATTAAGAAGATTATTGATGAGACTGGAGTCAAGATTGATATTGAAGATGATGGACGCGTCTTTATTTCGGCGATTGACGGTGAAGCCGGTGAGAAGGCACTCAAAATCATCCGGAATTTAACTCAAGATGTTGAAGTCGGGAAGATTTATACCGGACGAGTTACCCGAGTTATGGACTTCGGAGCTTTTGTCGAAGTGATTCCAGGGGTCCTAGGTTTAAACGGGAAAGAGGGATTGGTCCATATTTCTCAACTGGCGCATACTCGGGTTGAAAAAGTCGAAGATGTGGTCAAAGTAGGAGATGAGATTCTCGTTAAAGCAACGGGAGTTGACAAGCAAGGTCGTCTCAATCTCTCACGGAAAGAAGCAATTCCAAACCCAAATCCAAATCCGAATGCGACTGCTAATTCAAATTCAAGCAACAATCCTCAGCCCAATCATTTTTCGAGAAATAGATAA
- a CDS encoding D-alanyl-D-alanine carboxypeptidase family protein, producing the protein MFRPKWMFTCVCAVLIAVLGVQPVQAINQSRPAVTADAAVLMDVITGDVLFDKQAHKRRAPASTTKMMTAILGLELGRPDEVVTVSPKAAAVGESTIHLDPGERATLYELITGALVKSGNDACVAIGEQIAGSEAQFVRMMNQKALFIGAKDTHFENTNGLPHKNHYSTAYDLALIARYGMQLPAFSSITRQKETEIHFLEPDFMMDLRNTNKLLWNYPFADGVKTGTTNAAGKCLVASATKNGRQLVAVVLHAPDRFGDAQKLLEWGFAQTESVSVVKAGEMVAEFPLESPEPLKGLAKYSVVVSLAKIDKDKIEKRVQWTRSTHLPIQAGEELGVFEVWLNGQKITSVPLVAEREFKVLKPFFRRF; encoded by the coding sequence ATGTTCAGGCCAAAGTGGATGTTTACCTGTGTCTGCGCTGTGCTGATCGCTGTATTGGGAGTTCAGCCAGTACAAGCGATAAATCAATCTCGTCCCGCTGTAACAGCGGATGCAGCAGTGCTTATGGATGTAATCACAGGGGATGTTCTTTTTGATAAACAAGCTCATAAGCGACGAGCGCCAGCAAGCACGACAAAAATGATGACAGCAATCTTAGGGCTTGAACTGGGGAGACCGGATGAAGTTGTGACGGTGAGCCCTAAAGCTGCAGCGGTAGGGGAATCGACCATTCATCTTGACCCGGGAGAAAGGGCTACACTTTATGAGCTGATTACTGGGGCTTTAGTTAAGTCAGGCAATGATGCTTGTGTTGCGATAGGAGAACAAATCGCAGGAAGTGAAGCTCAATTTGTTCGGATGATGAATCAAAAAGCGCTTTTCATTGGGGCCAAGGATACACATTTTGAAAATACTAACGGTTTACCCCATAAAAATCATTATTCGACTGCGTATGATTTGGCTTTAATTGCCCGCTATGGGATGCAACTTCCTGCCTTTTCTTCAATTACTCGGCAAAAAGAAACAGAAATTCATTTCTTGGAGCCCGACTTTATGATGGATTTGCGCAACACGAATAAACTGCTTTGGAACTACCCCTTTGCAGATGGAGTCAAAACGGGGACGACTAACGCAGCGGGAAAATGTTTGGTAGCTTCTGCAACGAAAAATGGACGGCAATTGGTTGCGGTTGTACTTCATGCCCCGGATCGCTTCGGAGATGCGCAAAAACTGCTGGAATGGGGATTCGCTCAAACAGAGAGCGTTTCAGTGGTAAAGGCAGGAGAAATGGTGGCGGAATTTCCCCTGGAAAGTCCAGAGCCATTAAAAGGCTTGGCTAAGTATTCTGTGGTAGTCAGTCTTGCTAAAATAGATAAAGATAAAATTGAAAAGAGAGTTCAGTGGACGCGTTCAACCCATTTACCCATTCAAGCCGGTGAAGAACTCGGAGTTTTTGAAGTCTGGCTAAATGGACAGAAAATAACAAGTGTTCCCTTGGTGGCGGAACGCGAGTTCAAGGTACTCAAACCGTTTTTTCGTAGATTTTAA